From a region of the Pantanalinema sp. genome:
- the mce gene encoding methylmalonyl-CoA epimerase: protein MLEASLLVIGRIDHLGIAVHSLADAMPMYTEGLALPLHEIEEVPDQKVRTAIFEVGESRLELLEPTDPDSPIAKFLEKRGEGIHHVALGVADVAEALSHLKARGYRLIDEAPRKGAGGALIAFVHPKSTHGVLLELCERP from the coding sequence ATGCTCGAAGCCAGCCTGCTCGTCATCGGCAGGATCGACCACCTCGGCATCGCCGTGCACTCGCTCGCGGACGCCATGCCCATGTACACCGAAGGGCTCGCCCTTCCCCTGCACGAGATCGAGGAGGTGCCCGACCAGAAGGTCCGCACCGCCATCTTCGAGGTGGGCGAGAGCCGGCTGGAGCTGCTGGAGCCGACCGACCCCGACAGCCCCATCGCCAAGTTCCTGGAGAAGCGCGGCGAGGGCATCCACCACGTGGCCCTCGGGGTCGCCGACGTGGCCGAGGCGCTGTCTCACCTCAAGGCCAGGGGCTACCGCCTCATCGACGAGGCGCCGCGAAAGGGGGCGGGCGGGGCGCTGATCGCCTTCGTCCACCCCAAGAGCACCCACGGGGTCCTGCTCGAGCTCTGCGAGCGCCCCTAG
- a CDS encoding ATP-binding protein: MNPTRVRVHSHPFKASSVAFYALLLLLGGYALSSLILSFQTIDRPFPGFKVLSDRVVDVQLPSSWSGTQAHLMPMDRVMSVDDMAFASGKEFYQYVRTRPVGSPLRYEIERVSWTGGRERLTKVIPTQRYELDDWIAYSLGFWLSGVFYLLIGVVVSILKPGDLVARAHFAFCVAGALNFLSIFDSNTTFYLPPTTVVFVRALQGLTALTLVLLFPRRIARRHFAGMVMLIALFSLALSMFSFAFYSEPSLRPLTHLGTAIYAVLGGLTVVLVPIWAVLSKSSSAREKVQAQIILLGASVSLLPLLMLFIGPLIRYDGPILNIGSVCGIILPLAIAYAIARHQLFDIDILLRPSLTYSLLSVFLVALYLAVLGLVSFSFGSHSALANFVATAIVALCFSPARDRIKAWLDRRFFRTTYDPDAVRAAFTSEAQQTSDRASLLAAFLDLLDDTLHPRFSAVFLRTPDASWELRDSRGGHDLHAFRLPDPDGDSLHFPLEVKGQAIGQVVIGPKRSEVPYSVSDRNLITSLIDKLAVWMSLYDRIDQEHAHSRQIAAIREAQTLKDQFLNTVSHELRTPVAIILGSMSVLKHTGHAEDHPLLATYFDRIQRNAGQLSILLDDLLNAGQLQSGRFALTMRSLDPHATIRNAVVDLQAMAAEKRKVISHEPGAGCPAVEGDTQRIGQVLRNLLLNAIKYTPEGSTIEVRALPGEDGVRFEVRDDGLGIPPEEFPKLFERFSRLANTKDGRESGVGLGLYIVKAIVEAHGGKVGVESTQGQGSTFWFELPFIASKLPEDAERSRVIP; encoded by the coding sequence GTGAACCCGACCCGCGTCCGCGTTCATTCGCACCCGTTCAAGGCCAGTTCCGTCGCGTTTTACGCCTTGCTCCTGCTCCTCGGGGGATATGCCCTCTCTAGCCTGATCCTCTCCTTCCAGACGATCGACCGCCCATTTCCCGGCTTCAAGGTCCTGAGCGATCGGGTCGTCGACGTCCAGCTTCCTTCGTCGTGGAGCGGCACCCAGGCCCACCTGATGCCCATGGATCGCGTCATGAGCGTCGACGACATGGCCTTCGCCTCGGGCAAGGAGTTCTATCAGTACGTTCGGACCAGGCCGGTGGGGTCACCCCTTCGCTACGAGATCGAGCGCGTGTCCTGGACCGGAGGCCGCGAACGATTGACCAAGGTCATCCCGACCCAGCGCTACGAACTCGACGATTGGATCGCCTACTCTCTGGGCTTCTGGTTGTCCGGCGTTTTCTACCTGCTGATCGGAGTGGTCGTCTCCATCCTCAAGCCCGGCGACCTGGTGGCCAGAGCCCACTTCGCGTTCTGTGTCGCGGGCGCCCTCAACTTCCTGTCCATCTTCGATTCCAACACCACCTTCTATCTGCCCCCGACCACGGTCGTCTTCGTGCGCGCTCTCCAGGGCCTGACGGCCTTGACGCTGGTCCTTCTCTTCCCCCGTCGCATCGCCCGGCGGCACTTCGCTGGGATGGTCATGCTCATCGCCCTGTTCAGCCTGGCGCTCAGCATGTTCTCGTTCGCCTTCTACTCGGAACCCTCGCTCAGGCCATTGACTCACCTGGGCACGGCGATCTACGCCGTCCTCGGCGGCCTCACCGTCGTCCTGGTTCCGATCTGGGCGGTCTTGAGCAAGAGCAGCTCGGCGCGAGAGAAGGTACAAGCGCAGATCATCCTGCTGGGGGCTTCCGTTTCCCTGCTCCCCCTGCTCATGCTCTTCATAGGACCGCTCATTCGATACGACGGCCCGATCCTGAACATCGGTTCGGTCTGCGGGATCATCTTGCCGCTGGCGATCGCCTACGCGATCGCGCGCCATCAGCTGTTCGACATCGACATCCTCCTCAGGCCCTCGCTGACCTATTCGCTGCTCAGCGTGTTCCTGGTGGCCCTGTACCTGGCGGTCCTGGGCCTGGTCTCGTTCAGCTTCGGATCCCATTCGGCGCTTGCCAATTTCGTGGCGACCGCCATCGTCGCTCTCTGCTTCTCGCCCGCGCGCGACCGGATCAAGGCCTGGCTGGACAGGCGCTTCTTTCGCACGACCTACGACCCGGACGCGGTGCGCGCCGCCTTCACGAGCGAGGCGCAGCAGACCTCCGATCGCGCCTCGTTGCTCGCCGCGTTCCTGGACCTGCTCGACGACACCCTTCATCCCAGGTTCAGCGCGGTCTTTCTGCGGACTCCCGATGCGTCGTGGGAGCTGAGGGACTCGCGGGGTGGTCACGACCTTCATGCCTTCCGGTTGCCCGACCCGGACGGGGACAGCCTGCACTTTCCGCTGGAAGTGAAGGGCCAGGCTATCGGACAGGTGGTCATCGGTCCCAAGCGCTCGGAAGTCCCCTATTCCGTGAGCGATCGCAACCTCATCACGAGCTTGATCGACAAGCTGGCCGTCTGGATGAGCCTCTACGACCGAATCGACCAGGAGCATGCTCACTCTCGCCAGATCGCAGCCATTCGCGAGGCCCAGACCCTCAAAGACCAGTTCCTCAACACGGTCAGCCATGAGCTCAGGACGCCCGTCGCGATCATCCTGGGCTCGATGAGCGTGCTCAAGCACACGGGGCATGCGGAGGATCACCCCCTGCTCGCCACGTACTTCGACCGGATCCAGCGCAATGCCGGGCAACTCTCCATTCTCCTCGACGACCTGCTGAATGCCGGCCAGCTCCAGTCCGGACGCTTCGCCCTGACGATGCGATCGCTCGATCCCCACGCGACCATCAGGAACGCCGTCGTCGACTTGCAGGCCATGGCCGCCGAAAAGCGGAAGGTGATCAGCCACGAGCCCGGCGCGGGCTGTCCCGCCGTCGAAGGGGATACCCAGCGGATCGGCCAGGTGCTCAGAAACCTCCTGCTCAATGCCATCAAGTACACCCCCGAGGGCAGCACCATCGAGGTGCGCGCGCTCCCAGGCGAGGACGGTGTCCGCTTCGAAGTCAGGGACGACGGCCTGGGGATTCCCCCCGAGGAATTTCCGAAGCTCTTCGAGCGATTCAGCCGCCTGGCGAACACGAAGGATGGAAGGGAAAGCGGCGTCGGCCTGGGGCTCTACATCGTCAAGGCCATCGTCGAGGCCCACGGGGGCAAGGTGGGGGTCGAGAGCACCCAGGGTCAGGGAAGCACCTTCTGGTTCGAGTTGCCCTTCATCGCCTCGAAGCTGCCAGAGGACGCCGAGCGCTCCCGGGTCATCCCCTGA
- a CDS encoding ATP-binding protein: MSIPLKADVYAEMRFLPDTQSLSSARRFVAKSLEGLPEAPLADLTLAIDEALANVIAHAGSPRNSSIALKLYRENDHVRVIMTNPGVRFEGDRLPPVDLEAHAAERRTSGLGVFLMKQLMDLVLFRSTRDGLQELVMVKNLAA; this comes from the coding sequence GTGTCGATACCCTTGAAGGCCGACGTCTACGCCGAGATGCGCTTCTTGCCGGACACCCAGTCGCTATCGAGCGCCAGGCGCTTCGTGGCCAAGAGCCTGGAAGGCCTCCCCGAGGCGCCCCTGGCGGATTTGACCCTCGCCATCGACGAGGCGCTCGCCAACGTCATCGCCCATGCCGGCTCCCCGCGGAATTCGAGCATCGCCCTCAAGCTGTACCGCGAGAACGACCACGTGCGGGTGATCATGACCAACCCGGGGGTTCGCTTCGAAGGCGATCGCCTGCCTCCGGTCGACCTGGAGGCGCACGCGGCCGAGCGCCGCACCAGCGGCCTCGGCGTGTTCCTCATGAAGCAGCTCATGGACCTGGTGCTGTTCCGCTCGACCCGCGACGGCCTGCAAGAGCTCGTGATGGTGAAGAACCTCGCCGCCTGA
- a CDS encoding adenylate/guanylate cyclase domain-containing protein: MKPCPACSHSVEPDANFCSRCGSRLQAGARDAAVGDRRVVTVLFADVSGFTAMSEQLDPEAVTEIINQCFAALTAPIYAYGGVVDKYIGDAIMAIFGAPLAHEDDPARAVSAALAMQEAAQAFAADLEARMGFGLKVRIGLNTGLVVAGEVGGAHKRDYTVMGDAVNLAQRLEAAAEPGTILVSQQTHRLTQHAFDYRAVPPLSLKGKRERVVAFELIARHAALGVRRLGLQTVGRSRERAALRDHWEAARGGVAQWVTLIGDAGVGKTHLVDAFLQETRPSAQILSGRGVSYHQDRAFELARQLLEAWLGLGPGAHPAELRAKLDSRLAALGSSGDEDAALIALFWGIAATEEPLKGVADQLRIAAAVSASIRALVASSRQEAMILVVEDVQWVDAASWGWLETLAKALSQEAGPVMVLAQARPGTRLPEETSSSGLDRSLLSVRPLGESEALALAKSLSSERAFPPEDLQAAVRRSEGNPMVLKELVRSIMEGADVEAGLSPSLKGLVAARLDRLPTSERELLEVAAVIGRVFDPAVLRAVALDPQAEAALLSLTEREWIRPAEPAGYAFNQAIVHEVVYYGMLQRKRRDLHRRVAHHLEHHQGTHDGQVSTLARHFLQADEAPKAFAYLQRAASLARLTYANDEARTLLREAVALLDRFDCDDAPQRLGRLLFDLAEVETTLGEYGSAQERLQAALALASDPVTRARLLQSLGGLHERRGAFCAALECYEEALGLVLPGVPVRAALLVNRAWLKLRGGDHAACLADCAEALDELSNGSFELERARALSVVGIVHYRQNRWIEARRAHTQALASRERAGDLAAIASSLNNLGMVESDCGAWGEAEGHYQRSLGIYQRIGDQGHVATVLNNLGDLAARRGAAIDAERHHREALEIRKTLGDRFGIGASLCALGEALRLRGDLDQARAVLFEGLGLLEAIKETELIAEACAALGDIELAARDYPEAARWHQRALGLAEAQGDRLRRGAIARSQAQAALELGDLAQARRHLGLSETCLAQAETPLDRARHLLLSSRLLRAEGRPEDALRAASEADRLLASLKMSGVRESLARQGGERGLPPPS, from the coding sequence ATGAAGCCTTGTCCCGCCTGCTCGCATTCGGTCGAGCCCGACGCCAACTTCTGCAGCCGCTGCGGCTCGCGGCTCCAGGCCGGCGCACGCGATGCCGCGGTGGGTGATCGCCGGGTGGTCACCGTCCTCTTCGCCGACGTCTCGGGCTTCACCGCCATGAGCGAGCAGCTCGATCCCGAGGCCGTCACCGAGATCATCAACCAGTGCTTTGCGGCCTTGACCGCCCCGATCTACGCCTACGGCGGGGTGGTCGACAAGTACATCGGCGACGCCATCATGGCGATCTTCGGCGCGCCTCTGGCCCACGAGGACGACCCGGCGCGCGCCGTGAGCGCCGCCCTGGCCATGCAGGAGGCCGCCCAGGCCTTCGCGGCGGACCTCGAGGCCCGCATGGGCTTCGGGCTCAAGGTCCGGATCGGCCTCAACACCGGGCTGGTGGTGGCGGGCGAGGTGGGCGGCGCCCACAAGCGCGACTACACCGTCATGGGCGATGCGGTCAACCTGGCGCAACGCCTCGAGGCTGCGGCCGAGCCCGGGACGATCCTCGTCAGCCAGCAAACCCACCGGCTGACCCAGCACGCCTTCGACTACCGTGCGGTGCCCCCCCTCTCCCTCAAGGGCAAGCGCGAGCGGGTGGTCGCCTTCGAGCTGATCGCCCGCCATGCCGCGCTCGGCGTGCGGCGCCTCGGCCTGCAGACCGTCGGGCGCTCGCGCGAGCGCGCCGCCCTGCGCGATCACTGGGAGGCCGCCCGCGGCGGGGTGGCCCAGTGGGTCACCCTCATCGGGGACGCGGGGGTCGGCAAGACTCACCTGGTCGACGCGTTCCTGCAAGAGACCCGCCCCTCGGCGCAGATCCTCTCGGGGCGCGGCGTCTCCTATCACCAGGACCGCGCGTTCGAGCTGGCGCGCCAGCTCCTCGAGGCGTGGCTCGGCCTGGGGCCGGGGGCCCACCCGGCGGAGCTCAGGGCCAAGCTCGACTCGCGCCTGGCGGCGCTCGGCAGCAGCGGCGACGAGGACGCGGCGCTGATCGCGCTCTTCTGGGGGATCGCAGCCACCGAGGAGCCGCTCAAGGGGGTCGCGGACCAGCTGCGGATCGCTGCGGCCGTCTCGGCCTCGATCCGGGCCCTGGTCGCTTCCTCCCGACAGGAGGCGATGATCCTGGTGGTCGAGGACGTCCAGTGGGTCGATGCGGCCTCGTGGGGGTGGCTCGAGACGCTCGCGAAGGCGCTTTCACAGGAGGCGGGGCCCGTCATGGTGCTCGCCCAGGCGCGCCCGGGCACCCGGCTGCCCGAGGAAACCTCCTCGAGCGGCCTCGACCGTAGCCTGCTCTCGGTCCGCCCCCTGGGCGAGAGCGAGGCCCTGGCCCTGGCCAAGAGCCTCTCCTCCGAGCGCGCGTTCCCCCCCGAGGATCTCCAGGCGGCCGTCCGGCGATCGGAGGGCAACCCCATGGTCCTCAAGGAGCTGGTGCGATCCATCATGGAGGGGGCGGACGTCGAGGCGGGGCTCTCCCCCTCCCTCAAGGGGCTGGTGGCCGCGCGTCTCGATCGCCTGCCCACGAGCGAGCGGGAGCTGCTCGAGGTCGCCGCGGTGATCGGGCGGGTGTTCGACCCGGCGGTGCTGCGCGCGGTCGCGCTCGACCCCCAGGCGGAGGCCGCCTTGCTGAGCCTCACCGAGCGCGAGTGGATCCGCCCCGCCGAGCCCGCCGGCTACGCCTTCAACCAGGCGATCGTTCACGAGGTCGTCTACTACGGCATGCTCCAGCGCAAGCGGCGCGACCTCCACCGCCGGGTCGCCCACCACCTCGAGCACCACCAGGGGACGCACGACGGCCAGGTCTCCACGCTCGCCCGCCACTTCCTCCAGGCCGACGAGGCCCCCAAGGCCTTCGCCTACCTGCAACGCGCCGCGAGCCTGGCGCGGCTGACCTACGCCAACGACGAGGCCCGGACCCTTTTGCGCGAGGCCGTCGCCCTCCTGGATCGCTTCGACTGCGACGACGCCCCGCAGCGCCTGGGGCGATTGCTGTTCGACCTGGCGGAGGTGGAGACCACCCTCGGCGAGTACGGCTCGGCCCAGGAGCGGCTCCAGGCCGCCCTCGCCCTGGCCAGCGACCCGGTGACCAGGGCGCGCCTCTTGCAGTCGCTCGGAGGCCTCCACGAGCGACGCGGGGCCTTCTGCGCGGCCCTCGAGTGCTACGAGGAGGCGCTGGGGCTGGTCCTGCCCGGGGTCCCCGTGCGCGCCGCCCTGCTCGTCAACCGCGCCTGGCTCAAGCTGCGCGGCGGCGACCACGCAGCCTGCCTGGCCGATTGCGCAGAGGCCCTCGACGAGCTCTCGAACGGGTCCTTCGAGCTCGAGCGCGCCCGGGCCCTGAGCGTCGTGGGCATCGTCCACTACCGCCAGAACCGCTGGATCGAGGCGCGCCGGGCCCACACCCAGGCCCTCGCCTCGCGCGAGCGCGCGGGGGACCTGGCGGCGATCGCCTCCTCGCTCAACAACCTGGGAATGGTCGAGAGCGACTGCGGGGCCTGGGGCGAGGCCGAGGGCCACTACCAGCGCAGCCTCGGAATCTACCAGCGCATCGGGGACCAGGGCCACGTCGCCACCGTCCTCAACAACCTGGGCGATCTCGCGGCGCGGCGCGGCGCGGCCATCGACGCCGAGCGGCACCACCGCGAGGCCCTCGAGATCCGCAAGACACTCGGCGACCGGTTCGGGATCGGCGCCTCGCTCTGCGCCCTGGGGGAGGCCCTGCGCCTCAGGGGGGACCTGGATCAGGCGCGCGCGGTGCTGTTCGAGGGGCTCGGGCTGCTCGAGGCCATCAAGGAGACCGAGCTCATCGCCGAGGCCTGCGCGGCCCTGGGCGACATCGAGCTGGCCGCGCGCGACTACCCGGAGGCCGCCCGGTGGCACCAGCGGGCCCTGGGCCTCGCCGAGGCCCAGGGCGATCGGCTGCGGCGCGGGGCGATCGCCAGGTCCCAGGCACAGGCGGCCCTCGAGCTCGGGGACCTGGCCCAGGCGCGAAGGCACCTGGGGCTGTCCGAGACCTGCCTCGCCCAGGCCGAGACCCCGCTCGATCGCGCCCGGCACCTCCTGCTCTCGTCGCGCCTGCTGCGGGCCGAGGGAAGGCCCGAGGACGCCCTTCGGGCCGCGAGCGAGGCGGATCGTCTGCTCGCCTCGCTCAAGATGAGCGGCGTCCGGGAGAGCCTCGCCCGGCAAGGGGGCGAGCGCGGCCTTCCCCCACCTAGCTAA